The following proteins are co-located in the Polystyrenella longa genome:
- a CDS encoding CHAT domain-containing protein produces MRIITFNLTTVFLILVCCSRIPAQDAGQMPQAVLIQYDDESISIVPLSSPQDPALQSAEGILLWADRGMEQWRPYPQNPSEEKIELVNGLIQPTRSPDATSSISVSAFTTQLDQLTGLALFRGNGFISPAAGAMHLNPKIVIRREAQEGDVAYPAVTLTLLRGNEEVLTFPVTEGTSRITWSEIPQIPESFQEGLTSGEYTLREADGDRSVTFEIESPENFEWVMEWPEELKPLLGDDEGPLYVHLVVEHLLGQLDEEGKPIPYYSDALDLIETLPEGERTTALEQTRKVILSRLEGEEENVSYLAPTGVPLIDQARELIANGKWEQANQLLDSSELKDGGRKEGLAALYRAVILTESGLSQTMNAIAEYRQASLLLQNSDAADRFRISNNYGGFLLNQTQDRLYNHAFSIATGTSNVLLESALFWNLARAQYESAQELASELSDSHAAVVEVNQARLFAVLADLIRTLDRPDDEERLFDRAVARATLFAHEKASAASNNESTDAITRASAYEILAQIAFRKQQFEESRNEAKLAEAAYLDAGSLAGVESVRRLRGLIALRHQGEGSPEDALTHLLISHEIAELLREQIPDDQIGISRAGFLARRTYVNELIIGLLVEKKEYKRALSFVELAKARSLEDVLIEQPVEESDASASQRTLTEILEAWPKNTTVLEYYLGGDRSWVFIISPEGEVVAHVLSRLDEKPWPSRQLVTGVKQLQQNLGSQAVKMRQRLVARQGFDNAWQQELHEFYNVLIPNDAREQIAQSESLIVIPHHVLHYFPFAALVTKLDDAADSKGVAKPEFWIDAGFNLSFAPSLSTWDLLRQNSTPLQSANAVGIVEFEDAPRLPGVELDLANMRLAFKGKVNKVVPGDKATEANVINLLQQPGLLLFSTHGQNLPDNPLMSYLLCRSDAEHDGKLTGRELYSMPIEADLIVMSACYSGLADRSPLPSDDLFGLQRALLHSGSQTVLSGLWDIYDATGPILINEFFERMANGEDAAKALTESQRSFLNERRNSGKTEPWLHPYFWAVYTVSGNDQIHFSTAK; encoded by the coding sequence ATGCGAATTATTACATTCAATCTGACTACCGTATTCTTGATCCTGGTCTGTTGCTCCCGTATTCCGGCTCAAGACGCAGGTCAGATGCCTCAAGCAGTTCTGATTCAGTATGATGATGAATCAATTTCAATCGTCCCCTTGAGTTCTCCCCAGGACCCAGCGCTTCAGTCGGCTGAGGGAATTCTTCTATGGGCAGACCGGGGAATGGAACAATGGCGTCCCTACCCCCAAAACCCGTCTGAGGAAAAAATCGAATTGGTGAATGGTTTGATCCAACCTACTCGTTCGCCCGATGCCACTTCGAGTATTTCGGTATCTGCATTTACAACGCAACTTGATCAACTGACAGGACTCGCACTCTTCCGCGGAAACGGATTTATCTCACCTGCCGCTGGTGCAATGCACCTCAATCCCAAAATCGTCATTCGCCGGGAAGCTCAGGAGGGAGACGTCGCTTATCCTGCGGTGACGCTCACCTTGCTTCGTGGGAACGAGGAAGTCTTAACGTTTCCAGTAACTGAAGGCACATCACGTATTACGTGGAGCGAAATCCCACAAATTCCCGAGTCATTTCAGGAGGGGCTTACTTCTGGCGAATATACTTTGCGTGAGGCCGATGGAGACCGTTCTGTTACTTTTGAAATTGAAAGTCCTGAAAACTTCGAATGGGTGATGGAATGGCCCGAAGAACTGAAGCCTCTTCTAGGGGATGATGAAGGTCCGTTGTATGTGCATCTCGTTGTCGAACATCTGCTCGGTCAGCTTGACGAAGAAGGGAAACCGATCCCTTATTATTCTGATGCGCTCGATCTGATCGAAACATTACCAGAGGGGGAACGGACGACAGCCCTCGAACAGACACGAAAGGTGATACTCTCAAGACTGGAGGGAGAAGAAGAAAATGTTTCTTATCTGGCACCGACTGGTGTACCACTCATTGATCAAGCTCGCGAGTTGATCGCGAATGGTAAATGGGAGCAGGCTAATCAACTGCTTGATTCGTCCGAGCTTAAAGATGGAGGACGAAAGGAAGGTCTCGCTGCACTCTATCGGGCAGTGATATTAACGGAATCGGGATTGAGTCAAACGATGAATGCGATTGCCGAATATAGGCAAGCAAGTCTGTTGCTGCAAAACAGCGATGCTGCAGATCGCTTTCGAATCAGCAATAACTACGGTGGTTTTCTACTGAATCAAACTCAGGACCGTCTGTATAATCATGCATTCAGCATCGCGACGGGAACCTCGAATGTTCTTCTGGAGTCGGCTCTCTTCTGGAACCTCGCACGAGCTCAGTATGAATCTGCTCAAGAACTGGCCAGTGAGCTTTCAGACAGTCACGCCGCAGTGGTAGAGGTGAATCAAGCTCGCCTGTTCGCAGTACTTGCGGATCTCATCCGTACGCTAGATCGTCCAGACGACGAAGAAAGACTATTTGATCGCGCCGTGGCAAGGGCGACCCTGTTCGCTCACGAAAAAGCCAGTGCAGCCAGTAATAACGAATCCACCGACGCGATTACACGTGCATCGGCATATGAAATTCTTGCGCAAATCGCCTTTCGCAAACAGCAGTTTGAAGAAAGCCGCAATGAAGCGAAACTGGCTGAAGCGGCTTATCTTGATGCTGGATCACTGGCTGGTGTGGAAAGCGTCCGGCGACTCCGAGGTTTGATTGCTCTACGGCATCAAGGGGAAGGTTCTCCCGAGGACGCGCTCACTCACCTGCTTATCTCACACGAAATTGCCGAACTCTTGCGAGAACAGATTCCTGATGACCAGATTGGAATAAGCCGCGCCGGATTTCTAGCCCGCCGTACTTATGTGAACGAGTTGATCATTGGGTTGCTTGTCGAGAAGAAGGAGTATAAACGCGCATTATCTTTCGTCGAACTAGCCAAGGCCCGTTCTTTGGAGGACGTCCTGATTGAACAACCGGTTGAAGAGAGTGACGCTTCAGCTTCGCAGCGAACGCTCACCGAAATTCTCGAAGCCTGGCCAAAGAATACCACAGTCCTGGAATATTATCTCGGCGGAGATCGGAGTTGGGTCTTTATCATTAGCCCCGAGGGAGAGGTTGTCGCACATGTTCTCTCCAGGCTTGATGAGAAGCCGTGGCCTTCACGGCAACTTGTTACGGGTGTTAAACAGCTGCAGCAGAACCTTGGCAGTCAGGCAGTCAAGATGCGTCAACGACTCGTTGCTCGTCAGGGATTTGACAATGCGTGGCAGCAAGAACTGCACGAATTCTATAATGTTCTGATTCCAAACGATGCCCGGGAACAGATTGCTCAATCAGAGAGTCTGATTGTCATCCCGCATCATGTTCTGCATTATTTTCCATTTGCAGCACTCGTAACTAAACTCGACGATGCCGCCGATTCCAAAGGAGTTGCTAAACCTGAATTCTGGATTGATGCTGGTTTTAATCTCTCTTTTGCCCCTTCTCTGTCGACGTGGGACCTCTTGCGGCAGAACTCGACTCCGTTGCAATCGGCCAACGCCGTTGGCATCGTTGAATTTGAAGACGCTCCCCGATTACCGGGTGTCGAGCTGGACCTTGCTAACATGCGACTTGCCTTTAAAGGGAAAGTAAACAAGGTTGTTCCAGGAGATAAGGCGACCGAAGCGAATGTAATAAATCTTCTGCAACAACCGGGCCTGTTATTGTTTTCTACCCATGGTCAAAACCTGCCCGATAATCCCCTGATGAGCTACCTGTTATGTCGATCCGATGCGGAGCACGACGGTAAACTTACTGGTAGAGAGTTATATTCCATGCCGATTGAAGCGGATCTCATTGTGATGAGCGCTTGTTATTCTGGACTCGCTGATCGCTCTCCATTGCCCAGCGACGACCTGTTTGGCCTGCAGCGGGCGTTGCTTCATTCTGGCTCGCAAACGGTCCTTTCTGGACTGTGGGATATCTACGATGCAACTGGACCGATCCTGATCAACGAATTCTTTGAGAGAATGGCCAACGGAGAAGACGCTGCTAAAGCCTTGACTGAGTCGCAGCGTAGCTTTCTCAATGAACGACGTAACTCCGGAAAGACAGAACCATGGCTGCACCCTTACTTCTGGGCCGTCTACACTGTCTCGGGTAACGATCAGATTCACTTCAGTACGGCTAAATGA